A part of Terriglobales bacterium genomic DNA contains:
- a CDS encoding ATPase, T2SS/T4P/T4SS family → MATPTTSVPPTGTGATAAAAAPAPAPAAAAPAPEHFLQRIKLFSGLSILECSEVVKRMKRRDFPPNQIIVREGAPGNSMFFITAGQVEVRKKDTVTGIDFLLTEMGPGQNFGEMSLLTGKPRTATVTAVQPTTCAVLEQKDFQDLLMQYPKIGIALTTILAERVEAASQHVGIEYINLSKMNFDARVLQLLPQTMMLQHKMIPVAFANNRLTLAMTNPNNILALDDIRRIIKGVMIEPVVMTEDDFRKFMNTTYQELTRKEEEKLQAQLGKEQSKPVELVAEKKAEVTIDLLQSDIIRDLQMTEDMQSQSMSDNKQELTAASEDAPIIRLVNSILGLAIKKGASDIHIEPMEKDVVVRFRQDGALQIVQNLPKKVQLGLISRCKILSKLDISEKRLPQDGRISVNMEGKPIDFRVSTVPAKWGEKICMRILDKSNTTLGLDKVVAHPDILKKIRDLVAQPYGIMYVTGPTGSGKTTTLYSALAEINDPEVNISTAEDPIEYDLAGVNQIQANKDIGLDFARILRAFLRQDPDVILVGETRDKETAHIAVEAALTGHMVFTTLHTNSAAGAFTRLGEMDVEPFLISASTVGVMAQRLARRLCQNCKEAYQVDEATAQYLGLTPGETIYKGKGCDACGGKGVRGRVGIYEVMVMNARLRQMVAKAALTEDIHKAAIEDGMLDLRMYSAWLIRQGLTTVDEVLQVVSVQE, encoded by the coding sequence ATGGCGACCCCGACCACTTCCGTCCCGCCGACCGGGACCGGCGCTACCGCCGCTGCCGCCGCACCCGCGCCGGCTCCGGCCGCTGCCGCACCCGCCCCCGAGCACTTCCTGCAGCGCATCAAGCTCTTCAGCGGCCTCTCCATCCTCGAGTGCTCCGAAGTGGTCAAGCGCATGAAGCGCCGCGACTTCCCGCCCAACCAGATCATCGTCCGCGAAGGCGCGCCCGGCAATTCCATGTTCTTCATCACCGCCGGCCAGGTCGAGGTCCGCAAGAAGGACACCGTCACCGGCATCGACTTCCTCCTCACCGAGATGGGTCCCGGCCAGAACTTCGGCGAGATGTCGCTCTTGACCGGCAAGCCGCGCACCGCCACCGTCACCGCCGTCCAGCCCACCACCTGCGCCGTCCTCGAGCAGAAGGACTTCCAGGACCTGCTCATGCAGTATCCGAAGATCGGCATCGCGCTCACCACCATCCTCGCCGAGCGCGTGGAGGCCGCCTCGCAGCACGTCGGCATCGAGTACATCAACCTCTCCAAGATGAACTTCGATGCCCGCGTCCTCCAGCTCCTGCCCCAGACCATGATGCTGCAGCACAAGATGATCCCGGTCGCCTTCGCCAACAACCGCCTCACCCTCGCCATGACCAACCCCAACAACATCCTCGCGCTCGACGACATCCGCCGCATCATCAAGGGCGTCATGATCGAGCCCGTCGTCATGACCGAAGACGACTTCCGCAAGTTCATGAACACCACCTACCAGGAGCTCACCCGCAAGGAAGAGGAGAAGCTCCAGGCGCAGCTCGGCAAGGAGCAGTCCAAGCCCGTCGAGCTCGTCGCCGAGAAGAAGGCCGAGGTCACCATCGACCTCCTCCAGTCCGACATCATCCGCGACCTCCAGATGACCGAGGACATGCAGTCCCAGTCCATGTCCGACAACAAGCAGGAGCTCACCGCCGCCTCCGAGGACGCGCCCATCATCCGCCTCGTCAACTCCATCCTCGGCCTCGCCATCAAGAAGGGCGCCAGCGACATCCACATCGAGCCCATGGAGAAGGACGTCGTCGTCCGCTTCCGCCAGGACGGCGCCCTCCAGATCGTCCAGAACCTGCCCAAGAAGGTCCAGCTCGGCCTCATTTCGCGCTGCAAGATCCTCTCCAAGCTCGACATCAGCGAAAAACGCCTGCCGCAGGACGGCCGCATCTCCGTCAACATGGAAGGCAAGCCCATCGACTTCCGCGTCTCCACCGTCCCCGCCAAGTGGGGCGAGAAGATCTGCATGCGCATCCTCGACAAGTCCAACACCACGCTCGGACTCGACAAGGTCGTCGCCCACCCCGACATCCTCAAGAAGATCCGCGACCTCGTCGCCCAGCCCTACGGCATCATGTACGTCACCGGCCCCACCGGCTCCGGCAAGACCACCACCCTCTACTCCGCGCTCGCCGAGATCAACGACCCTGAGGTCAACATCTCCACCGCCGAGGACCCCATCGAGTACGACCTCGCCGGCGTCAACCAGATCCAGGCCAACAAGGACATCGGCCTCGACTTCGCTCGCATCCTCCGCGCCTTCCTCCGCCAGGACCCCGACGTCATCCTCGTCGGCGAGACCCGCGACAAGGAGACCGCGCACATCGCCGTCGAAGCCGCCCTCACCGGCCACATGGTCTTCACCACGCTGCACACCAACTCCGCCGCCGGCGCCTTCACCCGCCTGGGCGAGATGGACGTCGAGCCGTTCCTCATCTCCGCTTCCACCGTCGGCGTGATGGCGCAGCGCCTCGCCCGCCGCCTCTGCCAGAACTGCAAGGAGGCTTACCAGGTCGACGAGGCCACCGCGCAGTACCTCGGCCTCACGCCCGGCGAGACCATCTACAAGGGCAAGGGCTGCGACGCCTGCGGCGGCAAGGGCGTCCGCGGCCGCGTCGGCATCTACGAGGTCATGGTCATGAACGCCCGCCTCCGCCAGATGGTCGCCAAGGCCGCCCTCACCGAGGACATCCACAAGGCCGCCATCGAGGACGGTATGCTCGACCTCCGCATGTACTCCGCCTGGCTCATCCGCCAGGGCCTCACGACGGTGGATGAAGTCTTACAGGTGGTTTCAGTTCAGGAGTAA
- a CDS encoding HD domain-containing phosphohydrolase, which produces MSTSATTTMVLAAGTQARPLPFVVYFGGDEIGKKAMLGVQKYRRIPYENLTEQSGDVERVLFVSREELIEEHYNACRAPNLRVIALSGKRFKDPRLDGIVYSYLPPETPTDLVERMVDNAIDHIHLILSRRELGEKLAHATHEINELNKIGAALSAEHDTEKLLELILTKSREITMADAGSLYIVENAPVDDLGSDTAKILAHDETSPDAMKMLPAETAAKTAIQASKLGKLAEHSEKHIKKQLRFKLAQNDSVQIPFREHVMEISNRSIAGYVAQTAEVVNIPDAYHMPDEVPYSINRKFDEDSGYRTKSILAVPMRNQKDEIVGVVQLINAKRKWDVKLLKIADVVNHVTPFATRQQEIIQSLASQAAVALENSRLYEAIQRLFEGFVRASVIAIEARDPTTSGHSFRVANLTVALAEAVDRAEAGPYAGVKFTRTEMKEIRYASLLHDFGKVGVREEVLVKAKKLYPAQLELIRQRFHFVKRTMENLALRSKLDYALEKGREQYLKEQPKFDADLAKQVEEADRYFQTILESNEPTVLPEGNFDKLVDIAARHYLDFDGEEKALLTEDEVRLLSIRKGSLDDEERKQIESHVVHTFNFLQQIPWTKEIRNIPAIARGHHEKLNGLGYPYKLSAPEIPVQTRMMTISDIFDALSAADRPYKKAISMERALEILGYAVKDGEIDGPLFEVFKDARVFDRWKIEPYPY; this is translated from the coding sequence ATGAGCACATCCGCGACGACCACCATGGTGCTGGCTGCGGGGACGCAGGCGCGTCCGCTGCCGTTCGTGGTGTACTTCGGCGGAGACGAGATCGGGAAGAAGGCGATGCTGGGGGTGCAGAAGTACCGGCGCATCCCGTACGAGAACCTGACGGAGCAGTCGGGGGACGTGGAGCGGGTGCTGTTCGTCTCGCGCGAAGAGCTGATCGAGGAGCATTACAACGCGTGCCGGGCGCCCAACCTGCGGGTGATCGCGCTCTCGGGGAAGCGGTTCAAAGACCCGCGGCTGGACGGGATCGTGTATTCGTACCTGCCGCCGGAGACGCCGACGGACCTGGTGGAGCGGATGGTGGACAACGCCATCGACCACATCCACCTGATCCTGTCGCGGCGGGAGCTGGGCGAGAAGCTGGCGCACGCGACGCACGAGATCAACGAGCTGAACAAGATCGGGGCGGCGCTGTCGGCGGAGCACGATACCGAGAAGCTGCTGGAGCTGATCCTGACGAAGTCGCGCGAGATCACGATGGCGGACGCGGGGTCGTTGTACATCGTGGAGAACGCGCCGGTGGACGACCTGGGGAGCGACACGGCGAAGATCCTGGCGCACGACGAGACGTCGCCGGACGCGATGAAGATGCTGCCGGCGGAAACGGCGGCGAAGACGGCGATCCAGGCGAGCAAGCTGGGGAAGCTGGCGGAGCACAGCGAGAAGCACATCAAGAAACAGCTGCGGTTCAAGCTGGCGCAGAACGACTCGGTGCAGATCCCGTTCCGGGAGCACGTGATGGAGATCTCGAACCGGTCGATCGCGGGATACGTGGCGCAGACGGCGGAGGTGGTGAACATCCCGGACGCGTACCACATGCCGGACGAGGTGCCGTACTCGATCAACCGGAAGTTCGACGAGGACTCGGGCTACCGGACGAAGTCGATCCTGGCGGTCCCGATGCGGAACCAGAAGGACGAGATCGTCGGGGTGGTGCAGCTGATCAACGCGAAGCGGAAGTGGGACGTGAAGCTGCTGAAGATCGCGGACGTGGTGAACCACGTGACGCCGTTCGCGACGCGGCAGCAGGAGATCATCCAGTCGCTGGCGAGCCAGGCGGCGGTGGCGCTGGAGAATTCGCGGCTGTACGAGGCGATCCAGCGGCTGTTCGAAGGGTTCGTGCGGGCGAGCGTCATCGCGATCGAGGCGCGCGACCCGACCACGAGCGGCCATTCGTTCCGGGTGGCGAACCTGACGGTGGCGCTGGCGGAGGCGGTGGACCGCGCGGAGGCCGGGCCGTACGCGGGCGTGAAGTTCACGCGCACGGAGATGAAAGAGATCCGCTACGCGAGCCTGCTGCACGATTTCGGCAAGGTCGGCGTGCGCGAGGAAGTGCTGGTCAAGGCGAAGAAGCTCTACCCGGCGCAGCTGGAGCTGATCCGGCAGAGGTTCCACTTCGTGAAGCGGACGATGGAGAACCTGGCGCTGCGGTCGAAGCTCGACTACGCGCTCGAGAAAGGCCGCGAGCAGTACCTGAAGGAGCAGCCGAAGTTCGACGCCGACCTGGCGAAGCAGGTGGAGGAAGCCGACCGATACTTCCAGACCATCCTGGAATCGAACGAGCCGACGGTGCTGCCGGAGGGGAACTTCGACAAGCTGGTGGACATCGCGGCGCGGCACTATCTGGACTTCGACGGCGAGGAGAAGGCGCTGCTGACCGAGGACGAGGTGCGGCTGCTGAGCATCCGAAAAGGGTCGCTGGACGACGAAGAGCGGAAGCAGATCGAGTCGCACGTGGTGCACACCTTCAACTTCCTGCAGCAGATCCCGTGGACGAAGGAGATCCGGAACATCCCGGCGATCGCGCGCGGGCACCACGAGAAGCTGAACGGGCTGGGATATCCGTACAAGCTGAGCGCGCCGGAGATCCCGGTGCAGACGCGCATGATGACGATCTCCGACATCTTCGACGCGCTGTCGGCGGCGGACCGGCCGTACAAGAAGGCGATCTCGATGGAGCGCGCGCTGGAGATCCTGGGCTACGCGGTGAAAGACGGCGAGATCGACGGGCCGCTGTTCGAGGTGTTCAAGGACGCGCGCGTGTTCGACCGCTGGAAGATCGAGCCGTATCCGTACTAG
- a CDS encoding adenylate/guanylate cyclase domain-containing protein: MPRLRLRWKILLYASSLLVALLAAMLVFVNWQADRFVNQRLATDLDQGRKRVQQASAERFDRLDYLARNLASYPDLKALLDTRDLPTIRDFLDTQRAANSLDLLLALDSAGKVLARTDSADPAALAEAPAWTADLLAGRPARGFLAIDGRVYQATAVPASAGSTLFGFLVAGVAVDDAWARRLAELSGADVVLASSDRVLGSSLSQSRTAWKTRAEWEQRVTATQTRLELAGEAFSAIAAPLESTGPLAVVLKSRSEALAPYRGIQLGLIALGLVVALVGIVGSAVLARSVTAPIARLEHGTSEVAAGNFDFRLDLPPGDEIGSLAASFNHMTEGLRERRDLQKFVSRSAMERVRSNVGHELTRGERLQLTIFFSDMRGFTTLSEHKQPEEVVAMLNSCLSLQAEKVKKFSGDIDKYVGDCVVAIFSGQDMALNAIRCALEIHKAVADWNAANPARDPLQVGVGIVTGEVVLGSIGSADRQDFTVIGSNVNLCSRLCAKAAAGEVLLAESTYKLVQDLVAAERLEPMEVKGFSRPVEVYRMRITARAHNA; encoded by the coding sequence ATGCCCCGACTCCGCCTGCGCTGGAAGATCCTCCTCTACGCCAGCTCCCTGCTGGTGGCGCTGCTCGCCGCCATGCTGGTCTTCGTCAACTGGCAGGCCGACCGCTTCGTCAACCAGCGCCTCGCCACCGACCTCGACCAGGGACGCAAGCGCGTCCAGCAGGCCTCCGCCGAGCGCTTCGACCGCCTCGACTACCTCGCCCGCAACCTCGCCTCCTATCCCGACCTCAAGGCGCTGCTCGACACCCGCGACCTGCCCACCATCCGCGATTTCCTCGACACCCAGCGCGCCGCCAACTCGCTCGACCTCCTCCTCGCGCTCGATTCCGCCGGCAAGGTGCTCGCGCGCACCGACTCCGCCGACCCCGCCGCGCTCGCCGAAGCCCCCGCCTGGACCGCCGACCTGCTCGCCGGTCGCCCCGCGCGCGGCTTCCTCGCCATCGACGGCCGCGTCTACCAGGCCACCGCCGTGCCCGCCTCCGCCGGCTCCACGCTCTTCGGCTTCCTCGTCGCCGGCGTCGCCGTCGACGACGCCTGGGCGCGCCGCCTCGCCGAGCTTTCCGGCGCCGACGTCGTGCTCGCTTCCTCCGACCGCGTCCTCGGCTCCTCCCTCTCCCAGTCGCGCACCGCCTGGAAGACCCGCGCCGAATGGGAGCAGCGCGTCACCGCAACCCAGACGCGCCTCGAACTCGCCGGCGAAGCCTTCTCCGCCATCGCCGCGCCGCTGGAAAGCACAGGGCCCCTCGCCGTTGTGCTGAAGTCGCGCTCCGAAGCCCTCGCGCCCTACCGCGGCATCCAGCTCGGCCTCATCGCCCTCGGCCTCGTCGTCGCGCTCGTTGGCATCGTCGGCTCGGCCGTCCTCGCGCGCTCCGTCACCGCGCCCATCGCCCGCCTCGAGCACGGCACCAGCGAGGTCGCCGCCGGCAACTTCGACTTCCGCCTCGATCTTCCCCCCGGCGACGAGATCGGCTCCCTCGCCGCCAGCTTCAATCACATGACCGAGGGCCTGCGCGAGCGCCGCGACCTCCAGAAGTTCGTCTCCCGCTCTGCCATGGAGCGCGTCCGCTCCAACGTCGGCCACGAGCTCACCCGCGGCGAGCGCCTGCAGCTCACCATCTTCTTCTCCGACATGCGTGGCTTCACCACGCTCTCCGAGCACAAGCAGCCGGAAGAAGTCGTCGCCATGCTCAACTCCTGCCTCTCGCTCCAGGCGGAAAAAGTGAAGAAGTTCTCCGGCGACATCGACAAGTACGTCGGCGACTGCGTCGTCGCCATCTTTTCCGGCCAGGACATGGCCCTCAACGCCATCCGCTGCGCGCTCGAGATCCACAAGGCCGTCGCCGACTGGAACGCCGCCAATCCCGCCCGCGATCCTCTGCAGGTCGGCGTCGGCATCGTGACCGGCGAGGTCGTGCTCGGCTCCATCGGCAGCGCCGACCGCCAGGATTTCACCGTCATCGGCTCGAACGTGAACCTCTGCTCGCGCCTCTGCGCCAAGGCTGCCGCCGGCGAGGTCCTCCTCGCCGAGAGCACCTACAAGCTGGTCCAGGACCTGGTCGCCGCCGAGCGCCTCGAACCGATGGAAGTGAAAGGCTTCAGCCGCCCCGTCGAGGTCTACCGCATGCGCATCACCGCGCGCGCCCATAACGCCTAG
- a CDS encoding transcriptional regulator, with translation MRLGIVSALAVNDKLSFNELKALLATTDGNLSVHARKLEEGGYVACNKYFEGRTPRTDFRLTAAGRRALEKYLDEMEGLIKATRHL, from the coding sequence ATGCGGCTGGGGATCGTGAGCGCGCTGGCGGTGAACGACAAGCTGAGCTTCAACGAGTTGAAGGCGCTGCTCGCGACCACCGACGGCAACCTGAGCGTGCACGCGCGCAAGCTGGAAGAGGGCGGGTACGTGGCGTGCAACAAATATTTCGAGGGCAGGACGCCGCGGACGGATTTTCGGCTGACGGCGGCCGGACGCAGGGCGCTGGAGAAGTACCTGGACGAGATGGAAGGGCTGATCAAGGCGACGAGGCATTTGTGA
- the uppS gene encoding polyprenyl diphosphate synthase — protein MALVMDGNGRWAVERGLPRVAGHRAGAEAARKIIRAAPDCGIGTMTLYGFSSDNWKRPAEEVGALMGLLRKYLLGERAECVANGVRMTVIGRRDRLAPEVVEAIAAAERDTACGARLLLRLAVDHSARDAIVRASGEPAGDRESFRARLAAAQNCECAPDVDLLIRTGGEQRLSDFLLWECAYTELFFLKKMWPEFTPADLREVVEEFGQRDRRYGMVKAELRVPSPELRVAGD, from the coding sequence GTGGCGCTGGTGATGGACGGCAACGGGCGGTGGGCGGTGGAGCGCGGGCTGCCGCGCGTCGCCGGGCACCGGGCGGGGGCGGAGGCGGCGCGGAAGATCATCCGGGCGGCGCCGGACTGCGGCATCGGGACGATGACGCTCTACGGGTTCTCGTCGGACAACTGGAAGCGTCCGGCGGAAGAGGTGGGGGCGCTGATGGGGCTCCTGCGGAAGTACCTGCTGGGCGAGCGCGCGGAGTGCGTGGCGAACGGAGTGCGGATGACGGTGATCGGGCGGCGCGACCGCCTGGCGCCGGAGGTGGTGGAGGCGATCGCGGCGGCGGAGCGCGACACGGCTTGTGGCGCGCGACTGTTGCTGCGGCTGGCGGTGGATCACTCGGCGCGGGATGCGATCGTGCGGGCGTCGGGCGAACCGGCGGGGGACCGCGAGAGCTTCCGCGCGCGGCTGGCGGCGGCGCAGAACTGCGAGTGCGCGCCCGACGTCGACCTATTAATAAGGACGGGCGGGGAGCAGCGGCTCTCGGATTTCCTGCTGTGGGAGTGCGCCTACACCGAGCTCTTCTTCCTGAAGAAGATGTGGCCGGAGTTCACGCCGGCGGACCTGCGGGAGGTCGTGGAGGAGTTCGGCCAGCGCGACCGGCGGTACGGGATGGTCAAGGCGGAGTTGCGAGTCCCGAGTCCCGAGTTGCGAGTGGCCGGGGACTAG
- a CDS encoding divalent metal cation transporter: protein MRFPKFPRTEYRKGTPQDRGRVVQFPGGGDEPLPRQPWLRRLLPGVVTGAADVDPALVLTATVAGAMYQYSTLWVVLLCVPFLLNVFRVTARIGHQTRQGLVDLLRLHYGRRVALACALLVIAINMAMIVADLMAVSEAMSIIAGQSRMYFVALAAFSIWYMLIFRDYVKITKALLFLALPLFIYVAAALIVAPAPRELVLRTLVPEVPHSAGYMMTVIALAGSLLTPYILVWNTSSRREQAIIGHELHAADSHAGTVVTTLLSYCIILAAGATLAMKASGELTVRRAAEALRPAVGDLGGILFALGILGAGMVALPILVASMCYAISEAMEWKAGLSEHPWEAGRFYALISAALFLAAFANLFPINPVTAMFWSQALAGVLVVPILIFTLVLANDRRVMRTVNSFGENFWIGAAAGGMCAAVGVYGWMKIF, encoded by the coding sequence GTGAGATTCCCAAAGTTCCCTAGGACCGAATACCGCAAAGGCACGCCGCAGGACCGCGGGCGCGTGGTGCAGTTTCCCGGCGGCGGCGACGAGCCGCTGCCGCGGCAGCCCTGGCTACGGCGGCTGCTGCCGGGGGTGGTGACGGGCGCGGCCGACGTGGACCCGGCGCTGGTGCTGACGGCAACGGTGGCGGGCGCGATGTACCAGTACTCCACGCTGTGGGTGGTGCTGCTGTGCGTGCCGTTCCTGCTGAACGTGTTCCGGGTGACGGCGCGTATCGGGCACCAGACGCGGCAGGGGCTGGTGGACCTGCTGCGGCTGCACTACGGGCGGCGAGTGGCGCTGGCGTGCGCGCTGCTGGTGATCGCGATCAACATGGCGATGATCGTGGCGGACCTGATGGCGGTGAGCGAGGCGATGTCGATCATCGCGGGGCAGAGCCGGATGTACTTCGTGGCGCTGGCGGCGTTCTCGATCTGGTACATGCTGATCTTCCGCGACTACGTGAAGATCACGAAAGCGCTGCTGTTCCTGGCGCTGCCGCTGTTCATCTACGTGGCGGCGGCGCTGATCGTGGCGCCGGCGCCGCGGGAGCTGGTGTTGCGGACGCTGGTCCCGGAGGTGCCGCACAGCGCCGGCTACATGATGACGGTGATCGCGCTGGCGGGCTCGCTGCTGACGCCCTACATCCTGGTGTGGAACACGAGCTCGCGGCGGGAGCAGGCGATCATCGGGCACGAGCTGCACGCGGCGGATTCGCACGCCGGGACGGTGGTGACCACGCTGCTGTCGTACTGCATCATCCTAGCGGCGGGGGCGACGCTGGCGATGAAGGCGAGCGGCGAGCTGACGGTGCGGCGTGCCGCCGAGGCGCTGCGGCCGGCGGTCGGCGACCTGGGCGGCATCCTGTTCGCGCTGGGGATCCTGGGCGCGGGGATGGTGGCGCTGCCCATCCTGGTGGCGTCGATGTGCTACGCGATCTCCGAGGCGATGGAGTGGAAGGCGGGGCTGAGCGAGCATCCGTGGGAAGCCGGCAGGTTCTACGCGCTGATCTCGGCGGCGCTGTTCCTGGCGGCGTTCGCGAACCTGTTCCCCATCAACCCGGTGACGGCGATGTTCTGGTCGCAGGCGCTGGCCGGAGTGCTGGTCGTCCCCATCCTGATCTTCACGCTGGTGCTGGCGAACGACCGCCGAGTCATGCGGACGGTGAACTCGTTCGGGGAGAACTTCTGGATCGGGGCGGCCGCGGGTGGGATGTGCGCGGCGGTCGGCGTGTATGGGTGGATGAAGATCTTCTAG
- a CDS encoding cupin domain-containing protein, whose translation MRRLTLLLLVSAVLWAQEAAAPVPVDQEPMHHLFLENSYVKVYKVEVPAGGRTLMHQHDRDYLFVILGDADITNARQGAPPVQQKLKDGDVAYAKGGFAHVAINNDAKKPFRNVTIEVMKDKPEANAGAAQQLVGAGMSSTWMVDNERAHAEKIELEPGAAQPAHDHKVPHLVVFLTDGKMQNEVAGKAKKSVFEVKAGEVEWASESGFTHALRNVGTEPVRWVMVEIK comes from the coding sequence ATGAGACGTCTCACGTTGTTGCTGCTGGTGTCGGCGGTGTTATGGGCGCAGGAAGCTGCCGCGCCTGTCCCGGTGGACCAAGAGCCGATGCACCACCTGTTCCTCGAGAATAGCTACGTAAAGGTCTACAAGGTGGAGGTGCCGGCGGGCGGGCGGACGCTGATGCACCAGCACGACCGCGACTACCTGTTCGTCATCCTGGGGGATGCCGACATCACGAACGCGCGGCAGGGCGCGCCGCCGGTGCAGCAGAAGCTGAAAGACGGCGACGTGGCGTACGCCAAGGGCGGGTTCGCGCACGTCGCCATCAACAACGACGCGAAGAAGCCGTTCCGCAACGTGACCATCGAGGTGATGAAAGACAAGCCGGAGGCGAACGCGGGGGCGGCGCAGCAGTTGGTGGGAGCGGGCATGAGCAGCACGTGGATGGTGGACAACGAGCGCGCGCACGCCGAGAAGATCGAGCTGGAGCCGGGGGCGGCGCAGCCGGCGCACGATCACAAGGTGCCGCACCTGGTCGTCTTCCTGACCGACGGGAAGATGCAGAACGAGGTCGCCGGCAAGGCGAAGAAGAGCGTGTTCGAGGTGAAGGCGGGCGAGGTGGAGTGGGCGTCGGAGAGCGGGTTCACGCACGCGCTGCGCAACGTGGGGACCGAGCCGGTGCGCTGGGTGATGGTCGAGATCAAGTAG
- the der gene encoding ribosome biogenesis GTPase Der: MKTPTIAIVGRPNVGKSTLFNRIVGSRRAIVGDEPGITRDRLYGEAEWGRRKFRVIDTGGIVPEDKDLIPAEIFRHAKMAFDEAAAVVMVVDLRTELAAPDLELARLLIRTGKPLFLAVNKVDDPKLEAEAENFRRLGIKEVWPISAEHGTGVAELLDAVVAILPGEEEAGNAERAEDEGEGAEKSAEESGEPEEIKVAIIGRPNVGKSTLLNALTGAERAIVSPIPGTTRDAVDELVERDGRKFRFIDTAGIRRKGKTRLMAEKLSVVMARKHMEAADVTLLVLDAVSGVENAEQTIGGYAHESGRSVLVVVNKWDLVGQGRKDGQRPADRKLYEEQIRAALKFLPYAPVVFVSAAENKGIDRLYTALAEVASERYKRVSTGEMNRFLKSVDFERASVPYARKVKIYYMTQVSVGPPTFLLFTNKDVKLHFSYERYLENRIREAFGFLGTPLRLRVRAREKREYIPKPKKRK, from the coding sequence ATGAAGACACCCACCATCGCCATCGTCGGACGCCCGAACGTGGGGAAGTCCACGCTCTTCAACCGGATCGTGGGGTCGCGTCGCGCGATCGTGGGAGACGAGCCGGGCATCACGCGCGACCGCCTGTACGGGGAGGCGGAGTGGGGGCGGCGCAAGTTCCGCGTGATCGACACCGGCGGGATCGTCCCGGAAGACAAAGACCTGATCCCGGCGGAGATCTTCCGGCACGCGAAGATGGCGTTCGACGAGGCGGCGGCGGTGGTGATGGTGGTGGACCTGCGCACCGAGCTGGCTGCGCCCGACCTGGAGCTGGCGCGCCTGCTGATCCGCACCGGCAAGCCGCTGTTCCTCGCCGTCAACAAGGTCGACGACCCGAAGCTGGAAGCTGAGGCGGAGAACTTCCGGCGGCTGGGCATCAAGGAAGTCTGGCCGATCTCGGCGGAGCACGGGACGGGCGTGGCGGAGCTGCTGGACGCGGTGGTGGCGATCCTGCCGGGGGAAGAAGAAGCGGGGAACGCAGAGAGGGCAGAGGACGAAGGAGAGGGCGCGGAGAAGAGCGCCGAAGAGAGCGGCGAGCCGGAGGAGATCAAGGTGGCGATCATCGGGCGGCCGAACGTGGGGAAGTCGACGCTGCTGAACGCGCTGACGGGGGCGGAGCGCGCCATCGTCTCGCCCATCCCCGGCACCACGCGCGACGCGGTGGACGAGCTGGTGGAGCGCGACGGGCGGAAGTTCCGGTTCATCGACACGGCGGGCATCCGCAGAAAAGGCAAGACGCGGCTGATGGCGGAGAAGCTCTCGGTGGTGATGGCGCGGAAGCACATGGAAGCGGCGGACGTGACGCTGCTGGTGCTGGACGCGGTGAGCGGCGTGGAGAACGCCGAGCAGACCATCGGCGGGTACGCGCACGAGAGCGGGCGCTCGGTGCTCGTGGTGGTCAACAAGTGGGACCTGGTGGGGCAGGGGCGCAAGGACGGGCAGCGTCCGGCCGACCGCAAGCTCTACGAGGAGCAGATCCGCGCGGCGCTCAAGTTCCTGCCGTACGCGCCGGTGGTGTTCGTGTCGGCGGCGGAGAACAAGGGGATCGACCGGCTGTACACGGCGCTGGCGGAGGTGGCGAGCGAGCGCTACAAGCGGGTCTCGACCGGCGAGATGAACCGCTTCCTGAAGAGCGTGGACTTCGAGCGGGCGTCGGTGCCGTATGCGCGCAAGGTGAAGATCTACTACATGACGCAGGTGTCGGTGGGGCCGCCCACCTTCCTGCTGTTCACCAACAAAGACGTGAAGCTGCACTTCAGCTACGAGCGCTACCTGGAGAACCGGATCCGCGAGGCGTTCGGGTTCCTGGGGACGCCGCTGCGGCTGCGCGTCCGCGCAAGAGAGAAGCGGGAGTACATCCCCAAGCCGAAAAAGCGGAAATGA